One Calditrichia bacterium DNA window includes the following coding sequences:
- a CDS encoding S49 family peptidase produces the protein MKGTLDKMGLGFDEWRFFKYKSAAEALSREEFSDADREQRQALADAFYETARAEICESRGLSTQQFDHLIDTHVYFMPEDALTQELVDTLCRWDDVGKVIQSLTGKNKLKLPMAMVKEANPNYGEWSEKPRIAVVYALGECAMDSGIRARWLDKVIRRIAKDPGIKALVMRVDSPGGDGMASDYVAEALRFCAEKKPVVISQGQVAASGGYWISMYADTIVAAPTTITGSIGVIGGWIYDKGLSGKLGMTSDHVQRGDHADMGFGVTLPLLGIRVPARNLNEQERERVEKVFKQMYAEFVEKVADGRGMTAEAIDKIGQGRVWNGTAGKANGLVDEIGGLSLSIDIARKMAKIPDDRSYNLVEIPKSKGFINLDFLSPVSVKSELEQDVTIRFIKMMSERPGFPQPVLLPGDYPVLE, from the coding sequence TTGAAAGGTACGCTGGATAAAATGGGACTCGGTTTTGACGAATGGCGATTTTTCAAATACAAATCTGCAGCCGAAGCGCTATCGCGGGAGGAATTTTCCGATGCGGATCGCGAACAGCGGCAGGCGCTGGCGGACGCATTTTACGAGACCGCCCGGGCGGAAATTTGCGAAAGCCGGGGACTTTCGACCCAACAATTCGATCATCTGATCGATACCCACGTTTATTTTATGCCCGAAGATGCGCTCACCCAGGAATTGGTGGACACGCTTTGCCGGTGGGACGATGTCGGCAAGGTTATCCAGTCGCTAACGGGCAAAAACAAATTGAAATTGCCGATGGCAATGGTAAAGGAAGCCAACCCGAATTACGGCGAATGGAGCGAAAAACCACGTATTGCTGTGGTTTATGCCCTCGGCGAATGTGCGATGGATAGCGGCATCCGGGCGCGTTGGCTGGATAAAGTGATTCGCAGAATTGCCAAAGATCCCGGCATAAAAGCGCTGGTGATGCGGGTCGATTCGCCCGGCGGCGACGGCATGGCATCGGATTACGTTGCGGAAGCTCTGCGCTTTTGCGCGGAGAAAAAACCGGTGGTGATCAGTCAGGGGCAGGTTGCGGCGTCCGGCGGTTACTGGATTTCCATGTATGCGGATACCATTGTTGCAGCACCAACCACTATCACCGGCTCCATCGGCGTCATCGGCGGGTGGATTTATGACAAAGGATTGAGCGGAAAACTGGGCATGACATCCGACCACGTTCAGCGCGGCGATCACGCGGACATGGGATTTGGCGTTACGCTGCCGCTGTTGGGCATCCGGGTTCCGGCGCGAAATCTGAACGAACAGGAGCGCGAGAGAGTGGAAAAAGTGTTTAAACAAATGTATGCGGAATTCGTGGAAAAAGTAGCGGACGGACGTGGAATGACCGCCGAAGCGATCGACAAAATCGGGCAGGGTCGCGTGTGGAACGGCACAGCGGGCAAAGCAAACGGCTTGGTGGACGAGATCGGCGGGCTATCGCTATCGATCGATATTGCGCGAAAAATGGCAAAAATACCGGATGATCGAAGCTATAATCTTGTGGAAATTCCCAAATCGAAAGGCTTTATCAATCTCGATTTTCTGTCGCCGGTTTCCGTGAAATCGGAGTTGGAACAGGATGTCACAATCCGGTTCATCAAAATGATGTCCGAACGCCCTGGGTTCCCGCAGCCGGTTCTGCTGCCGGGCGATTATCCAGTTTTGGAATAA
- a CDS encoding saccharopine dehydrogenase NADP-binding domain-containing protein yields MKQILVLGAGQSAPFLINYLLENAAAHDWFVTVGDLNLGNAQRVVGNHPNGSAVVFDVNDAKMRESQIRKADIVVSMLAPMFHPQVATDCLRHGANFVSASYMDDRIKDLDMEAHRHNLLVLSEMGLDPGIDHMSAMKLIQQVRDRGGIVTAFLSYGSGIPAPEVQSNPFRYCITWNPRNVVRAGEAGALYIEDGHIKLLPYQHVFQRTWPVEVEGIGTLEAYPNRNSLLYKELFGLKDVKTMIRGTLRYPGWSETWHQIVRLGLANETMPVSGLGEMTYRDFLQMFLSMHVPGARLENRVANYLHISPTGKIMENLKWLGLFSEEIIGGNVQTAADVMSQLLVKKLPLPADGRDMVILQHEIEAVFPDQGNRRERIKSTLVEFGNPGSFTAMSKTVGMPAAIATKLILTNQLPISGCHIPTHPMIYEPVLNELEQSGLKFHEQHQEIAEGELI; encoded by the coding sequence ATGAAACAAATTCTTGTGTTGGGAGCCGGACAAAGTGCTCCCTTTTTGATCAATTATTTATTGGAAAATGCAGCAGCACACGATTGGTTTGTAACCGTCGGTGACCTGAATTTGGGTAATGCACAACGCGTTGTTGGCAACCATCCCAACGGCAGCGCGGTGGTGTTCGACGTCAACGACGCCAAAATGCGCGAAAGCCAAATCCGCAAAGCTGATATTGTGGTCAGCATGCTCGCCCCGATGTTTCATCCGCAGGTGGCAACCGATTGTTTGCGCCACGGCGCGAACTTCGTATCCGCATCGTATATGGATGATCGCATCAAAGATCTGGATATGGAAGCGCATCGCCACAATTTGCTGGTGCTCAGCGAAATGGGGCTGGATCCGGGCATCGATCATATGTCCGCGATGAAACTCATCCAACAGGTGCGCGATCGCGGCGGTATTGTCACCGCATTTTTGTCGTATGGCAGCGGCATTCCCGCACCGGAAGTGCAGAGCAATCCGTTTCGCTATTGCATCACCTGGAATCCCCGAAATGTTGTTCGCGCGGGGGAAGCGGGTGCGCTGTATATCGAAGACGGGCACATTAAATTATTGCCCTACCAGCATGTGTTCCAGCGAACCTGGCCGGTGGAGGTGGAAGGCATTGGGACGTTGGAAGCTTATCCGAACCGTAACTCATTGTTATACAAAGAGTTATTTGGGTTAAAAGATGTAAAAACGATGATTCGCGGAACATTGCGTTATCCGGGATGGAGCGAAACCTGGCACCAGATTGTGCGTCTCGGGCTTGCCAACGAAACGATGCCAGTTTCGGGATTGGGCGAAATGACCTATCGCGATTTTCTGCAGATGTTCCTTTCGATGCACGTTCCCGGTGCGCGGTTGGAAAATAGGGTGGCAAACTATCTGCACATCAGCCCGACCGGAAAAATTATGGAAAATCTGAAATGGCTGGGATTATTTTCTGAAGAAATTATTGGTGGAAATGTGCAAACGGCAGCCGATGTGATGAGCCAACTGCTCGTCAAAAAATTGCCGTTACCGGCGGACGGGCGCGATATGGTTATTTTGCAGCACGAAATTGAAGCTGTTTTCCCGGATCAGGGTAACCGGCGCGAGCGCATTAAATCCACTTTGGTGGAATTCGGGAATCCCGGAAGTTTTACGGCGATGTCCAAAACGGTGGGAATGCCCGCTGCCATCGCCACAAAATTGATTTTAACCAATCAACTGCCGATTTCCGGGTGTCACATTCCCACCCACCCGATGATTTACGAACCGGTGCTCAACGAGTTGGAGCAATCTGGTTTAAAATTTCATGAGCAGCATCAGGAAATTGCAGAAGGTGAGTTGATTTGA
- a CDS encoding M24 family metallopeptidase — protein sequence MNIPKIQEALKSQSFDGWLLYDFRNRDPLAMKIAGLNPHKFASRRWFYFIPAEGEPIKLVSMVEQTMLDSLPGKKLTYRAWKELHPQIQAMLGSHKKIAMNYSPMNNIPYVSMVDAGTVELIRSFGYDVLSAANLIQEFEALIDEKGFQSHGDAGKIVLKIKDEAYARITESIHTATPLSEFELQQYIMHRFEEEGLTCEGHGPIVGINEHPADPHFEPKREGSHIFKPGDTVLIDLWAKKTTPGAIYYDVTWCGYVGENPPAKYQEIFKTVCDARDAALNLVKSRFAAGEVCYGWEVDDACREVVINAGYGDYFVHRTGHSIGVNVHGNGANIDNFETKDERLLVPGVCFSVEPGIYLEGDMAVRTEINICILPNGEVKVFGDIQDSLILAV from the coding sequence ATGAACATTCCCAAAATTCAGGAAGCGCTGAAATCCCAATCATTTGACGGTTGGCTGCTCTACGATTTCCGAAATCGCGACCCGCTGGCAATGAAAATTGCCGGGTTGAATCCCCATAAATTTGCCTCCCGCCGCTGGTTTTATTTTATTCCCGCCGAAGGCGAACCCATCAAACTGGTGAGTATGGTTGAACAAACCATGCTTGATTCTTTACCCGGCAAAAAATTAACCTATCGCGCCTGGAAAGAATTGCACCCGCAAATTCAGGCGATGTTGGGCAGCCACAAAAAAATTGCCATGAATTACTCGCCGATGAACAATATTCCGTATGTTTCGATGGTTGATGCTGGTACGGTGGAACTGATTCGCAGCTTTGGCTACGATGTGCTCAGCGCAGCGAATCTCATTCAGGAATTTGAGGCGCTCATCGACGAAAAAGGCTTCCAAAGCCACGGCGACGCCGGTAAAATTGTGCTGAAAATAAAAGATGAAGCATACGCCCGCATCACCGAATCCATCCACACCGCTACGCCACTCAGCGAATTTGAACTTCAGCAATATATTATGCACCGATTTGAAGAGGAAGGGCTTACTTGCGAAGGTCACGGACCGATTGTGGGTATCAACGAGCACCCAGCAGATCCGCATTTTGAGCCGAAACGCGAAGGCAGCCACATTTTCAAACCGGGCGATACGGTGCTAATTGACCTGTGGGCAAAGAAAACCACACCCGGTGCCATTTATTATGATGTAACGTGGTGCGGTTACGTCGGCGAAAATCCGCCGGCAAAATATCAGGAAATTTTCAAAACAGTGTGCGATGCCCGCGATGCCGCGCTGAATTTGGTGAAATCCCGTTTCGCCGCCGGTGAAGTTTGTTACGGCTGGGAAGTGGACGATGCTTGCCGCGAAGTGGTGATCAACGCCGGTTACGGTGATTATTTTGTGCACCGCACAGGGCATTCCATCGGCGTAAATGTGCACGGCAACGGCGCAAATATCGACAATTTTGAAACGAAGGACGAACGGCTGCTCGTTCCCGGTGTCTGTTTTTCGGTGGAGCCTGGCATTTATCTGGAAGGCGATATGGCAGTTCGCACGGAAATTAATATCTGCATTTTACCAAATGGCGAAGTAAAAGTATTCGGTGATATACAGGATTCGCTGATTCTCGCTGTATAG
- a CDS encoding TonB family protein, with amino-acid sequence MTLTILPGTKISFLPRKDNTNSGKQSDRSELTIFGTLIAEGRAGESGQIVFTSAAASPQMHDWYGIIIQSRDDGSILRHVVVEYAYDGLLCYGSSPVVENCTFQYNYYAGINATLRAKPLIRNVLMIGNGFAGINCELAASAIVENSVISQNTNGIVIYDRSNPDLGRSTVAAGQSAGGNHIFNNFEYNIYNRSQYDIYTQNNYWNTGIESEISSTIYDRNQNGQYGSVIFTPVVSLGQVAANTPVNANRTAAARQRETINQPVVSAPENNTVLASNDRPQNQTRQTRPETTNNRTENANPPVENRSTPPAANNTPPVTQNPVTENRTATDNTTAQPANDTGAATNANTTPANSGNSTPQNTQLPPVENNSPAQNNTTNTATQPVENKANSQPPITNTPAAQPRLNEPVIETFLDGGKRQYVSRVVPKYPRIYQRTGVEGMVLVEVLVGRDGSVQNFRVLRSDAEAFSESAETAIRQYRYKPGTINGNPVSYKVIERFEFRLR; translated from the coding sequence GTGACGCTGACCATTTTGCCCGGCACCAAAATTTCTTTTCTCCCGCGCAAAGATAACACAAACAGCGGCAAACAGTCGGATCGGTCTGAATTGACAATTTTTGGAACGCTGATCGCCGAAGGCAGGGCAGGGGAGAGCGGACAAATTGTATTTACCAGCGCCGCCGCTTCCCCGCAAATGCACGATTGGTATGGCATTATTATTCAATCCCGTGATGATGGATCTATTCTAAGGCACGTAGTTGTGGAATATGCGTATGACGGGTTGCTGTGTTACGGTAGTTCGCCGGTTGTGGAAAATTGCACGTTTCAATATAATTATTATGCCGGGATAAACGCAACATTGCGGGCGAAACCATTGATCCGAAACGTGTTGATGATCGGCAACGGTTTTGCCGGAATCAATTGCGAACTGGCGGCATCGGCGATTGTGGAAAATAGTGTTATCAGCCAAAACACCAACGGGATTGTGATTTACGATCGCTCCAATCCCGATCTCGGGCGAAGCACTGTCGCAGCCGGACAATCAGCCGGTGGCAACCATATTTTTAACAATTTTGAATACAACATTTATAATCGCTCTCAATACGATATTTACACCCAAAATAATTATTGGAATACCGGCATCGAAAGCGAAATCAGCAGCACCATTTACGACCGGAATCAGAATGGACAATATGGCAGCGTAATTTTTACACCGGTTGTTTCACTGGGGCAGGTTGCAGCAAATACGCCGGTAAATGCGAACAGAACCGCTGCCGCCCGGCAACGGGAAACGATCAACCAGCCCGTTGTTTCCGCGCCGGAAAATAATACGGTGCTCGCCAGTAACGATCGTCCACAAAACCAGACGCGGCAAACCCGACCGGAAACCACAAACAACCGGACAGAAAACGCAAATCCGCCGGTGGAAAACCGGAGCACACCACCTGCTGCCAATAACACGCCGCCGGTTACCCAAAATCCGGTAACGGAAAACCGGACAGCTACCGATAACACCACGGCTCAACCGGCAAATGATACTGGAGCTGCGACAAATGCAAACACCACGCCGGCAAATTCCGGAAATAGTACACCGCAAAATACCCAATTGCCACCGGTGGAAAACAATTCGCCTGCGCAAAACAATACAACGAACACTGCAACGCAACCTGTTGAAAATAAAGCAAATAGCCAGCCACCGATCACCAACACACCAGCAGCCCAACCCCGATTGAATGAACCTGTGATTGAAACATTTTTAGACGGCGGAAAGCGCCAGTACGTGAGCCGGGTTGTTCCGAAATATCCCCGAATTTACCAGCGCACCGGCGTTGAAGGCATGGTTTTGGTAGAAGTTCTGGTCGGCAGAGACGGTTCCGTGCAAAATTTCCGGGTGTTGCGCAGCGATGCAGAAGCATTTTCGGAATCCGCAGAAACGGCGATTCGCCAGTATCGCTACAAACCGGGAACCATCAACGGAAATCCTGTCAGTTACAAAGTGATCGAACGCTTCGAATTCCGGTTGCGCTGA
- a CDS encoding response regulator, with protein sequence MDRTLIDELYEPLLHIIRNALDHGLETVDERKAAGKHSEGLLEIKAYRDRNQVIIEVRDDGRGIDLEQIKAKAIQKGLLSEKDADSMTDQELFDYLFYPGFTTATETTLVSGRGVGLDAVKSQIEKAKGDIRMYTEMGRGTTFSIRVPISLSVIQSMLVDVSGHVYSVPLLQVEETLHVSGQDLLKEDGRYFIRYRERKIPVMQLAKLLKLRETDDKLLSAAVSYPVIMVQDEGNRVALLVDKIIRREEILIKSLGPGLRRLKYISGGSIMADGQVVLVLDIPQIIQDIQKGGRAGDEPVAVPQPPPGGRIIEKSAAADGPPRRKKRIEGRKPVALIVDDSLSIRKYISSLLMQKGYITDTARNGYEALELLNKQEFDIMVTDLEMPKLSGYELIETVRYDQRFNQFPIIVLTGRAGENFRQLTQELGADAYIVKPFKDRELFEQLEKFIDFHI encoded by the coding sequence ATGGATCGCACGCTCATCGATGAATTGTATGAGCCATTGTTGCACATCATCCGCAATGCTCTCGATCACGGACTGGAAACGGTTGATGAACGCAAAGCGGCCGGCAAACATTCGGAAGGATTGCTGGAAATCAAGGCTTATCGCGATCGCAATCAGGTGATTATCGAGGTTCGTGACGACGGTCGCGGCATCGATCTGGAGCAAATCAAAGCCAAAGCCATCCAAAAAGGATTGCTCAGCGAAAAAGACGCCGACAGCATGACCGATCAGGAATTGTTCGATTACCTCTTCTATCCCGGTTTCACAACAGCAACAGAAACCACGCTGGTTTCCGGTCGCGGTGTCGGGCTGGATGCAGTGAAATCGCAAATCGAAAAAGCCAAAGGCGACATCCGGATGTATACGGAAATGGGCAGAGGCACCACTTTCAGCATTCGTGTGCCGATTTCGCTGTCTGTCATTCAGTCGATGTTGGTGGATGTGAGCGGACACGTTTACTCTGTTCCGTTGCTGCAAGTTGAAGAAACACTGCATGTTAGCGGTCAAGATTTGTTGAAGGAAGACGGGCGTTATTTTATCCGCTACCGCGAACGCAAAATTCCCGTTATGCAGCTGGCCAAACTGCTCAAACTGCGCGAAACGGATGACAAATTGCTCTCGGCAGCAGTCAGTTATCCGGTAATTATGGTGCAGGACGAGGGCAATCGTGTGGCGTTGCTGGTGGATAAAATTATCCGCCGGGAAGAAATTTTGATCAAATCGCTCGGTCCGGGATTGCGTCGTTTGAAATACATTTCCGGTGGCTCGATAATGGCCGACGGGCAAGTGGTCCTGGTGTTGGATATTCCGCAAATTATTCAGGATATCCAGAAGGGCGGGCGCGCCGGTGACGAGCCGGTTGCTGTTCCGCAACCGCCGCCGGGTGGCAGGATTATTGAAAAATCTGCCGCCGCAGACGGACCGCCGCGCCGCAAAAAACGCATCGAAGGTCGCAAACCGGTGGCGTTGATTGTGGATGATTCGTTGAGTATTCGCAAATACATCAGCAGCTTGCTGATGCAAAAAGGATACATCACCGATACCGCCCGGAATGGATACGAGGCGCTGGAACTTCTTAATAAACAAGAATTTGACATTATGGTGACAGACCTTGAAATGCCGAAATTATCGGGTTACGAATTGATCGAAACCGTGCGATATGACCAGCGGTTTAACCAGTTCCCGATCATCGTGCTTACCGGTCGCGCCGGCGAAAATTTCCGGCAATTAACACAGGAGTTGGGCGCCGATGCATACATCGTCAAGCCCTTCAAAGACCGGGAATTGTTCGAGCAGCTCGAAAAATTTATTGATTTCCATATCTAA
- a CDS encoding HAMP domain-containing protein encodes MVFASESSIGEENVNTAFAPIYDSRKELVAFARIDISQDALSAQMPSFWLNFLVYLLWAVVISLAGSLILSRMVTRPIERYVDFVNRVSEGNYHLRSDMQSQDELEKIGHATNVMLEKIEGLIETEADRDRLQNNITSLLGIVSRAADGDFTATANVTADTLGALADSFNLMVADLSNLIRDVKSAAEHIEKSTREVLTNTENMARGAETQAKEIEGIYRAAREMAEILKYANVRTSQAAESARRAAQVALAGTEVVKKSTEGMDAIRERVQETARRVRSLGQSSMEVGEIIEVISDIANRTNLLALNATIEAARAGDAGRGFAVVADEVRILAERASQAAKDIANLIETIQDGTKEAVISMEHGIEEVEKGTHYVDEAGSALKEIIGMVQDSSQSITEISGAFQQQTKASSDIAEAVKRTATIAKDTAENSRHSRKLAEQMESLSRMLNTAVSKFRMSDSRSNHKMKV; translated from the coding sequence GTGGTTTTCGCATCGGAATCATCCATTGGTGAAGAGAACGTAAATACAGCTTTTGCGCCCATTTACGATAGCCGGAAAGAGTTGGTAGCATTTGCAAGAATCGATATTTCGCAAGACGCGCTTTCCGCGCAGATGCCCTCGTTCTGGCTCAATTTTTTGGTTTACCTGCTGTGGGCAGTGGTGATCAGTCTTGCCGGAAGTCTCATTTTATCCCGGATGGTTACCCGTCCAATAGAGCGATATGTAGATTTTGTCAATCGCGTTTCCGAAGGCAACTACCATTTGCGATCAGATATGCAAAGCCAGGATGAACTGGAAAAAATCGGACATGCAACCAACGTTATGCTGGAAAAAATTGAGGGATTGATCGAAACCGAAGCAGATCGTGACCGGCTGCAAAACAACATCACCAGCTTGCTGGGCATTGTTTCCCGCGCAGCGGACGGTGATTTTACTGCTACCGCCAACGTTACGGCAGATACGCTTGGCGCACTGGCAGATTCGTTCAATTTGATGGTTGCGGATTTGTCCAACCTGATTCGCGATGTGAAAAGCGCTGCCGAACACATCGAAAAATCGACCCGGGAAGTGCTCACCAATACCGAAAATATGGCTCGCGGTGCGGAAACGCAGGCAAAGGAAATCGAAGGCATTTATCGCGCGGCGCGCGAGATGGCAGAAATTTTGAAATATGCGAACGTCCGCACGTCGCAGGCGGCGGAATCTGCCCGGAGGGCTGCGCAGGTTGCCCTTGCCGGAACAGAAGTTGTGAAAAAATCCACCGAAGGAATGGACGCCATCCGGGAACGGGTTCAGGAAACCGCCCGCCGGGTTCGCTCGCTCGGACAAAGTTCGATGGAAGTCGGTGAAATTATTGAAGTTATCAGTGATATTGCCAATCGCACAAATTTGCTGGCACTCAACGCAACTATCGAAGCTGCCCGCGCCGGAGACGCCGGCCGCGGTTTTGCCGTTGTTGCAGACGAAGTGCGAATTCTGGCGGAACGCGCAAGCCAGGCTGCCAAAGATATCGCCAATCTGATTGAAACAATTCAGGATGGCACAAAAGAGGCGGTTATTTCTATGGAACACGGCATTGAAGAAGTGGAAAAAGGCACTCATTATGTGGACGAAGCCGGATCTGCATTGAAGGAAATTATCGGGATGGTGCAGGATTCTTCCCAATCGATTACCGAAATTTCCGGAGCGTTCCAGCAGCAAACCAAAGCCAGTTCCGATATCGCCGAAGCGGTGAAACGCACCGCAACAATTGCCAAAGATACCGCCGAAAATTCCCGGCATTCCCGCAAATTGGCGGAACAAATGGAAAGCCTTTCGCGAATGCTGAACACTGCGGTCTCCAAATTCCGGATGAGCGACAGCCGCAGCAATCACAAAATGAAAGTTTGA
- a CDS encoding purine-binding chemotaxis protein CheW produces the protein MVDKQNGRAPQDIERLSIFELGGKLFGLDIFKAREVIPVPRFTPLPNSEEIFLGVFNLRGEIYPLVDVSPVLGLARKNVGSDDMVIIVEDAAGFPFGMLIDKIHSVIACSSGDMKNARGMVPKSMEKFLKGVLPHRDIFIYKLDLENIYRAKQILAHF, from the coding sequence ATGGTAGATAAACAAAACGGGCGTGCACCGCAGGATATTGAGCGGCTTTCCATCTTTGAACTGGGCGGAAAGCTGTTTGGTTTGGATATCTTTAAAGCCCGGGAAGTTATTCCGGTGCCGCGATTTACCCCGCTCCCGAATAGTGAAGAAATTTTTTTAGGCGTATTTAATCTCCGTGGCGAGATTTATCCGCTGGTGGACGTTTCGCCGGTGTTGGGATTGGCGCGAAAAAATGTCGGATCAGATGATATGGTTATCATCGTCGAAGACGCCGCCGGATTTCCGTTTGGCATGTTGATCGACAAAATCCATAGCGTAATCGCCTGTTCTTCCGGTGATATGAAAAATGCCCGGGGAATGGTGCCCAAATCGATGGAAAAGTTTTTGAAAGGCGTGCTTCCGCACCGCGATATTTTTATTTACAAATTGGATCTCGAAAATATTTACCGGGCGAAACAAATTTTAGCCCACTTTTAA
- a CDS encoding response regulator — protein MSQVFSRSDHLKEKVFDIKLQINEWKVLFAIDGKKSAQDIAEFLDLDTVVVENALQKFSGLSFLSGNGNYEAAEVADEAEMGVIDTEPEDFEAPDFDLDDASKDTVEAVIDDELSDLDIDDEEMAQSFPNRLTIFFDEVEETDEDVLDASEAELTEDVAELDELDTGAAEADFSETDDDEDPFSTKESEDLDFDSLLSEAGELSADLEDEPDADTEESATEDDDDFDSLIGNLLDDQEMDDLSTDLDDSDTDIGDMDGEFDLSSIFDEDLVDVDDSDSETAIEETKTPVAPPEFTTPGTGTSPTILVVDDSVVIRKMVEIALENEDYQIVSVSSGKEALNYLDDNTPDLIILDIMLSDVNGLDVLKAIKASKDIPVVMLSAKDTPRETSRAKQLGADDFIPKPFKDEELVGKIKELIRK, from the coding sequence GTGAGTCAGGTATTTTCAAGGTCCGACCATTTAAAAGAAAAAGTATTCGACATTAAATTACAGATTAACGAATGGAAAGTTCTGTTTGCAATCGATGGCAAAAAGAGTGCACAAGATATTGCAGAATTTCTTGATCTGGATACAGTGGTTGTTGAAAATGCGCTGCAGAAATTTTCTGGTTTGAGTTTTCTGAGCGGTAATGGCAACTACGAAGCTGCTGAAGTTGCTGATGAAGCCGAAATGGGTGTTATCGATACAGAACCGGAAGATTTTGAAGCACCTGATTTTGATTTGGATGATGCATCCAAAGACACAGTTGAAGCTGTAATTGACGATGAGCTTTCCGACCTCGACATTGACGACGAAGAAATGGCGCAGAGTTTTCCGAATCGATTGACAATTTTTTTTGACGAAGTTGAAGAAACCGACGAAGATGTGCTGGATGCTTCGGAGGCTGAACTGACCGAAGATGTTGCCGAACTGGACGAGCTTGATACGGGCGCAGCAGAAGCCGATTTTAGCGAAACAGATGACGACGAAGACCCGTTTTCCACGAAAGAAAGCGAAGACCTGGATTTCGACTCGTTGCTGTCCGAAGCCGGTGAACTTTCGGCTGATTTGGAAGATGAGCCAGATGCCGACACAGAAGAAAGCGCAACGGAAGATGACGACGATTTCGATTCGCTGATCGGCAATTTGCTCGATGACCAGGAAATGGATGATTTGTCAACTGACCTGGATGATAGCGATACCGATATCGGCGATATGGACGGCGAGTTCGATTTGAGCAGTATTTTCGATGAAGACTTGGTGGATGTGGACGATTCGGACAGCGAAACAGCTATTGAAGAAACAAAAACGCCCGTTGCTCCGCCGGAATTCACAACGCCCGGAACCGGCACTTCGCCAACCATTCTGGTTGTGGATGACAGTGTGGTGATCCGCAAAATGGTCGAAATTGCGTTGGAAAACGAAGATTACCAGATCGTTTCTGTTTCCTCCGGAAAAGAAGCATTGAATTATTTGGACGACAACACGCCAGACCTGATTATTTTGGATATCATGCTATCCGACGTAAACGGGTTGGATGTGCTCAAAGCCATCAAAGCCAGCAAAGATATTCCTGTTGTGATGCTCTCCGCTAAAGATACGCCGCGCGAAACGTCACGCGCAAAACAACTGGGCGCAGATGACTTTATTCCGAAACCATTCAAAGATGAAGAACTGGTTGGAAAAATTAAAGAATTGATTCGTAAATAA